Within the Clostridium scatologenes genome, the region GTCATGTCTTGATAGCTCATATACTATTTTACCTCCCTACACTAAAGCAGCAACGTCTAGTATTAATGTTACTAACCCGTCTCCAAGTATTGTTGCTCCTATATATTCTTTTAATCCTTGAAGTGTTTTTCCAAGAGGCTTTATAACTATTTCCTTTTGTCCAAACAATCCATCTACCATGAGTCCTACAGTTTTTTCTCCAACATTTACTATTACTATATAGTTTTTAGCACTATCCTCTTTAGATAAATTAAGTCTATTACTTAATCTTACAAGAGGTATTACATTGCCATTGTGTATTATAACTTCTTTATTGTTAGTCATTTTAACTAAATCATCACTATAATCTATAACCCTATCTATGTATCCTAATGATATAGCCATAGTTTCAGTTCCAACCTTAACAAGTAAAGCTTGAATTATTTGTAGAGTTAATGGAAGCCTTATTATAAAGGATGATCCTTTATCTTTTTCACTTATTAAGTCTACGGTACCACCAAGAGCCGATATTTTAGTTTTTACTACATCCATACCAACTCCTCTACCAGAAATATCTGTAACCTGCTCATTAGTACTAAAACCCTGCATAAAGATTAAGTTTCTTATATCATTGTCAGACATGCCTTCTGTATTTATTCCTAATCTTTCTGCTTTAGCTTTTACCTTATCTACAGGTACTCCAGATCCATCATCTTCTACCTTTATTACAGCTTTAGTTCCTTCTTGATAAGCTATAAGTTTTATTTTTCCAACTTCACTCTTACCTTTAGCTAATCTCTCTTCTTTTGGTTCAACACCATGATCTGCTGCGTTTCTTAATAAATGAATCAAAGGTTCTCCAATTTCATCTATTACAGTTCTATCTAATTCAGTTTCTGAACCCTGTATAATAAGTTCCATTTCCTTGTCTAATTCCACAGAAAGATCTCTTATCATTCTTGGGAATCTATTAAACACAGTATCCACTGGAAGCATTCTGATCTTCATAACTAAATCTTGAAGATCTGATGTGGTTCTAGCTACCTGTTCTAAAGTTTCATTTAAATCATTCAATTTATAATTACTACTTATTTGCTCTAACCTTGTTCTATGAATAACAAGTTCTGAAACCATATTCATAAACTTGTCCAATCTTTCAAGATCTACTCTTACAGATTGATGAGCTTTTTTATGTGTCGCTTCTTTATGAGGCGCTTTTGCACTCTTTGCTGGTGCATTTGTTGCTGCTGGTTTGGGCTGTATTGCAGGTTTTTGTTCATGCGCTTTAGCCTTTACCTCATCATCTTTAGATTTTTCCTCTATTCTCTTAGCTTTTTCCTGTTTTACATCCACATCATCGATAGTAACTTTATCTACTTCTGATATATTCATCAAGCTGATACTTATATCATCTTTTTCTTTAGTAGATAAAAGTATTAGGTCTATTTCAAAATCAAAATTCTCATTTTCTATCTCTTCTGTACTTGGTACAGATTTTATTATTTCACCAAAATCCTCAAGATTTTTAAATACAAGGAAAGCTCTAGCAGATTTTAAAAGTGTATTTTCACTTAGGAATATTTTTATCTGATAACATCTAAATCCCTTATCTTCTGCTTGCTTTACTACATTAATATCATATTCATTTAATTCTATATTAATTTTTTTACCTGCTGTACTCTCTTCTTTCACAGGTTCTTCAGGTTTACCTTCCATTTGTGGATTTTCATCTGCAAATTCTTTAATTGTTTCAAGCTCATTCATTATATCAACAATTGAAACTTCATCTTCAACTCCATCAGATATATTGTTAACCATTTGCTCCAATGTGTCAAGACATTTAAACAATACAGTTACAACTTTTTGGGTAACCTTAAGCTTTCCTTCTCTAAATTCTGATAGTACATCCTCCATTTTATGAGTAAGTTCTGCCATTTCATTAAAGCCCATAGTAGCAGCCATACCTTTTATTGTATGAGCAACTCTAAATATCTCATTTAATTTATCTATATTCTCTGGCTCCTGTTCAAGTTGAAGTAATGATTCATTTAATGTTTGTAAGTTGTCCATAGATTCTTCAAGAAACATAGACATATATTGTGAAGTGTCCATTTTATCCCCTCCTTACAGCTTTCTATATATAAATGTAGAAGCCTTTTCAAATCCATAATCTCTATAATTATATATACTTTCAGTTGCTCCCACAAATAGTAGTCCACCTTTTTTTAACGATTCGCTAAATTTTTTATATATTTTGTCCTTTATATCTTGATTAAAATATATTACCACATTTCTACATACAATTAAATCAAAGTCTCTATCATAATTTTCAAGTATTAAATCATGCTTTTTAAAAGTTACCATATTTTTTATTTTAGAGCTCATAATATATTTATCGCCCTGATTCGTAAAATATTTATCCAAATATTCCTTTTTTACATTTTTTATTTCTGATTCTACATATTCGCCTCTTTTAGCTCTTTCAATTATAGTATTATCTATATCTGTCGCTATTATTTTATGTCTTCCTGTAGGTGCAATTTCATCTAAATACATTGCTATAGAATAAGGTTCTGCACCTATGGAACATGCTGCACTCCATATTTTTAAAGAGCTGCTATTTTTTAAAAGTTCACTTTTAAGCTTGTCCTTAAGCTCTTCAAATATTTCGGGATTCCTAAAAAATTCTGAAACATTTATGGTTATAAAGTCTAAAAACTTTTGTTTTTGCTCTGGATCTTTTTTTAACATTTCTATATATTGTTCTATGGAACTTGCTCCCACTCTTGACATTAAACTGTTTATTCTTCTATGAAGCTGGTTTGATTTATAGGCAGATAGGTTTATACTAAATTCTTTAAGTACCCATTTTTCAAAATAGCCCATATCCATAAAATCTACCTCCTATTTCCTGATACTACTGTTATTATTTCATGTGCTACATTATCTATTGGTAGTACTATATCAACCATACCTGTTTCATAAGCTGCTTTAGGCATACCATATATAGTACAAGTCGACTTGTCTTCAGCTACAGTTATACCTCCCTTTTTTTTTATTTCTACAGTTCCATCAGCACCATCTTTTCCCATTCCTGTAAGTACTACACTCATAATTTGGGAACCGTATACTTTTGATGCAGAAATAAATAATTTATCTACTGCTGGACGTACTCCCCATATAGGAGGTTCAGTGTTTAAATGTATTTTATGATCTACTCCTACCTCCATATGGAATCCTCCTGGAGCTACATATACCGTATCTTTTTTTACATTCATGCCTTCTGAAGCTTCTACAACATGTATCTTACTATTTGAATCAAGTCTTTCTGAGAAAGCTTTAGTAAATCCCACAGGCATATGTTGTACAACAAATACAGGAACTCCTAAACTTTCTGGCAAAGCTGTAATTACTGTATATATTGCCTTTGGTCCTCCAGTAGATGCTCCTATAACTACTGCTTCAATTTTATCTGATCTACTTCGTAAATTACTATATTCTATTTTTGTTTCAATTTTATTTTCAACTTGTATATTTTCATTAATCATCTTATTTTTTGGCAACCCCTTTTTTAATGCCAATCTTATTTTTTCAATCAGTTCATTTTTTATTTTATCTATATCAAGAGATATTTGTCCAGAAGGTTTGGGTATAAAATCAAATGCTCCTGCTGCAAGACAATCCATAGTAAGCTCAGGCCCTCTTTTTGAAATACTGCTTAAAACTATTACTGGAACGTTGATATTCCTCTTTTTTAATTCCTTTAAAACAGTAATACCATCTATTTTAGGCATTTCAAGATCTAAAGTTATAACATCAGGCGCACTTCCTTTTGACAATTTAATCAGTAAATCTTCTCCATCTCTTGCAATATCTATAGTTTCCATGTCATATTGTTCATTTATCATATCTGATATAAATTTTCTCATCAAAGCAGAATCATCTACAACCAAAACTTTAATCTTATTCAAACTACCACCTCTTTTTAGTTAAGCCTATGGCATATTTTTACCATTAAATTAAAGTTCCCTTACTCCCATTCCTACTGTTTTTATTTTTACATCTCCATTACTAGTATCAAGTATCATGGTTCTACCTTTATTGCCCCCGATATCTTCTCCTATTATAGGTATTGAATATTCTTTTAAAGCATTTTTTACTGCTATACCATTTCTATTTCCGATATCCATTATCATACTTTTATCTGAAAAGTTAAACATAGAAGCTCCTCCAGCTATTTTAGCCTTAAGGTTTCTTCTTGACGCTCCTAGCTTTTCCAGTTTTTCTATTAATATAGGAACTGCTAAATTAGCAAATTTCAGCGGATTTGTTACATTATTAAACTGAGTACTATCGGGAAGCATTATATGAGCAAGTCCACCCAATGATTTTGTATTATCATACATAGCTATTCCTATACAAGAACCCAATCCCACAGTTATTATTCTGTCAGGAGAAAAAGCTGTATTTAAATCTGCAATTCCTACTTTTATCTCTTTTATCTCCATATATATGCACCTTTCATTTTATAAATTAAATAAGCTTTTTTTCATCTTCTGTCAATATGCTTGCAAGGTTCAAAAATATAATTATTCTTCCTTGTATTTTTACTAGACCTTTTATATATCTCTTTGAAATTCCTACTGCTATTTCAGGTGGAGCTTCTATTTCACTTTCATTTATGTTTCTCACTTCTGATACTACATCAACTATCACTCCAAATTTATTATCTTCTTGCTTCGACACTATTATTTTAGCATCATTTTTCTTTTCTTCTTTTTTTAAATTAAACCTTTTAGCTAAGGAAATCACTGGTAATACATCACCTTGATAATTTATTACCCCCTCTACAAAGTTTGGAGAATCAGGAAGCTTAGTTGGTTGTTCATATCCTAAAATTCTTTCAACTTCCATAATATCTGTAGCATAGTCTTCTCCATTTATGTTAAATATCAATATTTTAGCTTCTTTACTGTTCATTTTTCACAACTCCTTCTCACTTTGCTAAATACAGCCTAAAACCTTACAAAATATGTGCTTAAATTATTCAATTACAGTTTTAGCTTGTCTACAATTATATCACCACTACTGTCTAAATATGCATGTAGTCCTCTACTTGGCATATCCAGTACATATTCCCTATTTCCTACTAAAAGCACTGTATTTTGATAAGCTTCA harbors:
- a CDS encoding protein-glutamate methylesterase/protein-glutamine glutaminase, with the translated sequence MNKIKVLVVDDSALMRKFISDMINEQYDMETIDIARDGEDLLIKLSKGSAPDVITLDLEMPKIDGITVLKELKKRNINVPVIVLSSISKRGPELTMDCLAAGAFDFIPKPSGQISLDIDKIKNELIEKIRLALKKGLPKNKMINENIQVENKIETKIEYSNLRSRSDKIEAVVIGASTGGPKAIYTVITALPESLGVPVFVVQHMPVGFTKAFSERLDSNSKIHVVEASEGMNVKKDTVYVAPGGFHMEVGVDHKIHLNTEPPIWGVRPAVDKLFISASKVYGSQIMSVVLTGMGKDGADGTVEIKKKGGITVAEDKSTCTIYGMPKAAYETGMVDIVLPIDNVAHEIITVVSGNRR
- a CDS encoding chemotaxis protein CheA, with the protein product MDTSQYMSMFLEESMDNLQTLNESLLQLEQEPENIDKLNEIFRVAHTIKGMAATMGFNEMAELTHKMEDVLSEFREGKLKVTQKVVTVLFKCLDTLEQMVNNISDGVEDEVSIVDIMNELETIKEFADENPQMEGKPEEPVKEESTAGKKINIELNEYDINVVKQAEDKGFRCYQIKIFLSENTLLKSARAFLVFKNLEDFGEIIKSVPSTEEIENENFDFEIDLILLSTKEKDDISISLMNISEVDKVTIDDVDVKQEKAKRIEEKSKDDEVKAKAHEQKPAIQPKPAATNAPAKSAKAPHKEATHKKAHQSVRVDLERLDKFMNMVSELVIHRTRLEQISSNYKLNDLNETLEQVARTTSDLQDLVMKIRMLPVDTVFNRFPRMIRDLSVELDKEMELIIQGSETELDRTVIDEIGEPLIHLLRNAADHGVEPKEERLAKGKSEVGKIKLIAYQEGTKAVIKVEDDGSGVPVDKVKAKAERLGINTEGMSDNDIRNLIFMQGFSTNEQVTDISGRGVGMDVVKTKISALGGTVDLISEKDKGSSFIIRLPLTLQIIQALLVKVGTETMAISLGYIDRVIDYSDDLVKMTNNKEVIIHNGNVIPLVRLSNRLNLSKEDSAKNYIVIVNVGEKTVGLMVDGLFGQKEIVIKPLGKTLQGLKEYIGATILGDGLVTLILDVAALV
- a CDS encoding chemotaxis protein CheD, with the translated sequence MEIKEIKVGIADLNTAFSPDRIITVGLGSCIGIAMYDNTKSLGGLAHIMLPDSTQFNNVTNPLKFANLAVPILIEKLEKLGASRRNLKAKIAGGASMFNFSDKSMIMDIGNRNGIAVKNALKEYSIPIIGEDIGGNKGRTMILDTSNGDVKIKTVGMGVREL
- a CDS encoding chemotaxis protein CheW, with translation MNSKEAKILIFNINGEDYATDIMEVERILGYEQPTKLPDSPNFVEGVINYQGDVLPVISLAKRFNLKKEEKKNDAKIIVSKQEDNKFGVIVDVVSEVRNINESEIEAPPEIAVGISKRYIKGLVKIQGRIIIFLNLASILTEDEKKLI
- a CDS encoding CheR family methyltransferase — protein: MDMGYFEKWVLKEFSINLSAYKSNQLHRRINSLMSRVGASSIEQYIEMLKKDPEQKQKFLDFITINVSEFFRNPEIFEELKDKLKSELLKNSSSLKIWSAACSIGAEPYSIAMYLDEIAPTGRHKIIATDIDNTIIERAKRGEYVESEIKNVKKEYLDKYFTNQGDKYIMSSKIKNMVTFKKHDLILENYDRDFDLIVCRNVVIYFNQDIKDKIYKKFSESLKKGGLLFVGATESIYNYRDYGFEKASTFIYRKL